One Vicinamibacteria bacterium genomic window, CGCAGCGAAGGCGGACTTCGAGCGGGCGGATGCAGACCTGAGGCGGTTCTCGGCGCTCTACGAGAAGGAGGCCGTGTCCCAGGCCCAGCTCGACCAGGCCCGCGCGACGAGAAACGTCGCCCAGGCCCAGGTGGAGGACGCCGAAGCGAGCCTTCGGGATACTTACCTTCGCGCTCCTTATCGGGGGCAGGTCGCCGAGACCTTCGTCGAGAACTTCGAGGAAGTCCGGGCGGGCCAGCCCATTCTCAGCCTCATCGACGTGAACGAGGTCAAGGTCGTCGTGGACGCCCCCGAGGGAGTTCTCGCTCAGGTGTCTCGACCTCAGTTGGGCCGCATAACCGCCAGGTACGACTCCGCGCCGGAGCGCGAGTTCGATCTTACCTTGAGAGAAGTCGCGACCCAGGCGGACCCGCGAACGCAGACGTACCGCGTCACTTTCCAGATGCCTCAGCCGGGCGGGTTGAACGTGCTTCCCGGTATGACCGCCACGGTCACCCGCTACCCCTCCGAGGGTGCGAGCGGGGCGATGGTCGTGCCCG contains:
- a CDS encoding efflux RND transporter periplasmic adaptor subunit, whose protein sequence is MTWKWSWMAVVVMMTLAACAAEQTAEVKELVRPVKTLVVGGAGARPASYPGRVEAASQVNLSFRVGGPLLELPVLEGQVVRNGELLARIDPRDFQIRLDAAKADFERADADLRRFSALYEKEAVSQAQLDQARATRNVAQAQVEDAEASLRDTYLRAPYRGQVAETFVENFEEVRAGQPILSLIDVNEVKVVVDAPEGVLAQVSRPQLGRITARYDSAPEREFDLTLREVATQADPRTQTYRVTFQMPQPGGLNVLPGMTATVTRYPSEGASGAMVVPAVAVFADASGAPHVWVVDSQAMTVASRAVTTGELTGSDSIVIASGLQPGERIATTGVAQLSEGMKIRELSELEGYQR